The Desulfobacterales bacterium genome includes a region encoding these proteins:
- a CDS encoding amino acid ABC transporter permease yields MFESISAVTNSAGYLLEGVGVTLLLVGLSLFIGFICGIVLTLGQVYGPALIRRFVGIYVWFFRGLPNIVLLFLFYFALFPFMGFDMPAFGVAVTVLGLRSAAYQSQIFRGAIQSLSEGQMLAARSLGMTRWQAIRSIILPQSLRLSLPGWSNEYPVLLTDSSVAYVIGVAELLTRTSQVISRTGEPMILYLSCAVIFILMNYGGMMIIQYVEKKVRIPGFGNNEAECL; encoded by the coding sequence ATGTTTGAATCGATTTCCGCAGTAACGAACTCCGCAGGGTATCTCCTGGAAGGTGTGGGGGTGACCCTCCTTTTGGTGGGTCTCTCCCTTTTTATCGGTTTTATCTGCGGGATAGTGCTGACTCTCGGCCAGGTCTACGGTCCTGCCCTGATCCGCAGATTCGTCGGCATCTATGTCTGGTTTTTCCGCGGGCTTCCCAATATCGTCCTGCTGTTTCTGTTTTACTTCGCGCTCTTTCCGTTCATGGGCTTTGATATGCCGGCATTCGGCGTGGCCGTGACCGTTTTGGGGCTCAGGAGTGCTGCTTATCAGTCCCAGATATTTAGGGGAGCTATCCAGTCATTATCCGAAGGACAGATGCTTGCCGCACGTTCCCTTGGCATGACACGGTGGCAGGCGATCCGCTCGATCATATTACCCCAGTCGCTTCGTCTTTCTCTTCCCGGCTGGTCGAATGAGTATCCTGTTCTTCTGACGGATTCATCGGTCGCCTATGTGATCGGAGTGGCTGAACTTCTTACGAGGACGAGTCAGGTGATTTCCCGGACTGGGGAACCAATGATCCTGTATCTCTCTTGCGCAGTGATATTTATACTGATGAATTACGGCGGCATGATGATCATTCAATATGTGGAAAAGAAAGTCCGGATCCCGGGATTCGGCAATAATGAGGCTGAGTGTTTATGA
- a CDS encoding DUF3320 domain-containing protein codes for ALLKEAYLVRPLLARFAQVPHEQKIAVFAEYDRAAISANAARIIQKLDKSVPEIYTGASRDSEMGVLTGEFNRKRGHMSIRTLMKKAGGLIQQIKPCFMMSPLSVAQYLDPHAVKFDIIIFDEASQVRPEDALGALMRGRQLVVMGDSRQLPPTTFFDQIADQNEDDEESVAGIGDMESLLHVCKQSYPTRRLRWHYRSRHESLIAVSNEEFYDGSLLVFPSPRHDTPDLGLTFVHLPDTIYERGRSGVNRNEAQEVAQAVIAYYQKYPDKTLGVATFSTRQQEIIRHEVDILLRDHPEVEMLMRPANGEHFFVKNLETVQGDERDTMLISIGYGFDENHRLSRNFGPLNQAGGERRLNVLITRARERCVVFSNFRGTDLLIDADSSSGIAALSRFLTYAEDRSSLRCSSLSGGADESAYFPDSVAIMLEDNGYQVSRNVGCAGFRIDIAVMDPKDPGVYLAGILCDGQNYWSSEVTRDRDRLRTQVLEGLGWHLIRIWSAEWFQHPVSCTKILLDFLAEAQRPQEPAVMQKDPAPESQNAAASPSLKKEEPALVQPQAYPKVSLEPYVFCTECDLAKYHQFKSVPDPVLTTAIMQIVSVEGPVSENVLYARIKELGRVPKMTPAIKKKISSLLTEEVHADRLTADEEGFYSVPLKEIAARERPAKWSCDDVSLFEIGHAAEIILGKQFATPKQDLIRQTALVLGFKLTVQVKARVESGIDAAISSGTIVSAGDKLLPAAEE; via the coding sequence GCTCTTTTGAAAGAGGCATATCTTGTTCGTCCGCTTCTTGCAAGATTTGCCCAGGTGCCTCATGAACAGAAGATCGCGGTCTTTGCCGAGTATGACCGGGCCGCGATCTCCGCAAATGCGGCGAGGATCATTCAGAAGCTGGATAAGTCCGTTCCCGAGATCTACACGGGCGCCTCCCGTGACTCGGAGATGGGGGTGCTGACCGGCGAGTTCAACAGAAAACGCGGTCATATGTCGATTAGGACCCTGATGAAGAAGGCGGGCGGACTTATCCAGCAGATCAAACCCTGTTTTATGATGAGTCCCCTTTCGGTCGCCCAGTATCTGGATCCCCACGCGGTGAAGTTTGACATCATCATCTTCGACGAGGCCAGTCAGGTCAGACCCGAGGATGCTCTGGGAGCTTTGATGCGCGGACGGCAGCTTGTTGTGATGGGAGATTCACGTCAGCTTCCGCCGACGACGTTCTTTGATCAGATCGCGGATCAGAATGAGGATGATGAGGAATCTGTCGCCGGCATTGGGGATATGGAGAGTCTGCTGCATGTCTGCAAACAGTCGTATCCGACGAGAAGACTCCGCTGGCATTACCGGTCCCGGCATGAATCGCTTATAGCAGTATCCAATGAGGAGTTTTATGACGGAAGTCTGCTGGTGTTCCCCTCGCCGCGGCATGATACCCCGGATCTGGGACTTACCTTTGTTCATCTGCCTGATACGATCTACGAACGCGGAAGATCGGGCGTCAACAGAAACGAGGCACAGGAGGTTGCCCAGGCAGTTATCGCGTATTATCAGAAGTATCCGGATAAAACACTCGGTGTTGCGACCTTCTCGACCCGCCAGCAGGAGATCATCCGTCACGAGGTGGATATTCTGCTCCGCGATCATCCGGAGGTCGAGATGCTGATGCGGCCGGCAAACGGCGAGCATTTCTTTGTGAAGAATCTGGAAACGGTCCAGGGTGATGAACGCGACACGATGCTGATCAGTATCGGCTACGGATTCGATGAAAATCATCGGCTTTCCCGCAACTTCGGGCCGCTGAATCAGGCCGGCGGCGAGAGAAGGCTGAATGTTCTGATCACCCGGGCGCGGGAACGCTGTGTGGTGTTTTCGAACTTCCGCGGCACAGATCTTCTTATCGATGCCGATTCTTCTTCAGGGATCGCGGCACTCTCAAGATTCCTCACCTATGCAGAGGACCGCTCTTCTCTGAGATGCAGTTCTTTGTCAGGCGGAGCTGATGAATCTGCGTATTTCCCGGATTCCGTCGCCATAATGCTTGAGGACAATGGATACCAAGTGTCCAGAAACGTCGGATGTGCCGGGTTCAGGATCGATATCGCCGTTATGGATCCAAAGGATCCTGGGGTGTATCTTGCCGGGATCCTCTGTGACGGGCAGAATTACTGGTCTTCAGAGGTGACGCGGGATCGCGACCGGTTACGCACCCAGGTTCTCGAAGGACTCGGCTGGCATCTGATCAGGATCTGGTCTGCGGAGTGGTTCCAGCATCCGGTTTCCTGCACGAAGATCCTTCTCGATTTCCTTGCCGAGGCGCAAAGACCCCAGGAACCGGCAGTTATGCAGAAGGATCCGGCGCCGGAATCACAAAATGCCGCGGCGTCTCCCTCTCTGAAGAAAGAAGAGCCCGCCTTGGTCCAGCCGCAGGCGTATCCAAAGGTCAGCCTCGAGCCGTATGTTTTCTGTACCGAGTGTGATCTTGCCAAGTATCATCAGTTTAAATCCGTCCCGGATCCGGTCCTGACAACGGCGATCATGCAGATCGTTTCAGTTGAAGGCCCGGTTTCAGAGAACGTGCTGTATGCCAGGATCAAGGAACTCGGCCGCGTTCCGAAGATGACGCCGGCGATCAAGAAAAAGATTTCTTCCCTTCTGACAGAAGAGGTGCATGCCGACCGTCTGACTGCTGATGAGGAGGGATTCTATTCTGTTCCCCTCAAAGAGATAGCGGCACGCGAGCGGCCGGCGAAGTGGTCCTGCGATGACGTATCGCTTTTTGAAATCGGCCATGCTGCAGAGATCATTCTTGGAAAACAGTTTGCAACGCCAAAGCAGGATCTGATCCGTCAGACAGCCCTCGTCCTCGGATTCAAACTGACTGTGCAGGTAAAAGCACGGGTGGAGAGCGGGATCGATGCCGCGATTTCCTCGGGGACGATCGTCAGCGCAGGCGACAAACTCCTCCCGGCAGCTGAAGAATAG